A part of Methanothermobacter sp. genomic DNA contains:
- the cobI gene encoding precorrin-2 C(20)-methyltransferase: MNGKLIGVGVGPGDSELLTIRALKVLRSVPVICAPRSSSERDSIALSIVEDVLSERDDDYRVIDPVFPMTDDRDELERHWDEAARLVSGELASGRDVAFITLGDPSIYSTFSYLKRRIEDMGFETEMVPGVTSFTACAASAGTAIVEGNEILVVVPRVDERFRSIIENVDSCVIMKTSRHGRRAREVVESDPRDRYVVSVENCSMDDEVVERGFPSKGRYLATTIVRFRGSI, encoded by the coding sequence ATGAATGGAAAACTCATAGGTGTGGGTGTTGGGCCAGGTGACAGTGAACTTTTAACCATAAGGGCCCTGAAGGTTTTAAGATCAGTTCCAGTTATATGCGCTCCCCGTTCGTCATCTGAAAGAGACAGCATAGCCCTTTCAATTGTGGAAGATGTTTTAAGTGAACGTGACGATGATTACAGGGTGATTGACCCTGTATTCCCCATGACAGATGATAGGGATGAACTTGAAAGGCACTGGGATGAGGCTGCCCGCCTGGTTTCAGGGGAACTTGCCTCAGGGAGGGACGTTGCATTTATAACCCTGGGTGACCCCTCCATCTACAGCACCTTCAGTTATCTTAAGAGGCGGATTGAGGATATGGGCTTCGAGACAGAGATGGTTCCTGGTGTGACATCATTCACAGCGTGTGCTGCAAGTGCAGGTACGGCTATCGTGGAGGGTAATGAGATTCTTGTTGTGGTGCCAAGGGTTGATGAGCGCTTCAGGAGCATAATTGAAAACGTTGATTCCTGCGTTATAATGAAAACCTCACGTCACGGGAGGCGTGCCAGGGAGGTTGTGGAGTCTGACCCCCGGGATAGGTATGTTGTATCTGTGGAGAACTGCAGCATGGACGATGAGGTGGTTGAGAGGGGCTTCCCGTCAAAGGGGAGGTACCTTGCAACGACCATAGTGAGGTTCAGGGGCAGCATCTAA
- a CDS encoding V4R domain-containing protein: MRERQQFTIFATDNGIEVIESPVKSLILSELMKRELRFQDIVRITGKSKSTVSKHLSDLRMAGLIVERPDPADRRIKVFSINSRYLGKLRRKKRRELDEEKTEFLAEHLTSVGDPFEFFRLMFHLLRVELIKEGINIDPILHEVGLKIGEVIYPSLSAENLEDLLENLGRFWRINRLGTLKVESTDPLIIRAYECFECGLLPDIGESACALDSGILEAVFGRYFHSDVEIQETECYARGDERCSFIINP, encoded by the coding sequence ATGAGGGAAAGACAGCAGTTCACAATATTCGCAACAGATAATGGAATAGAGGTAATCGAGAGTCCCGTTAAATCACTCATACTATCGGAACTCATGAAGAGGGAACTCAGATTTCAGGATATAGTCAGAATAACCGGTAAATCCAAGTCCACGGTATCAAAGCACCTCTCGGATCTCAGAATGGCTGGCCTTATAGTTGAAAGGCCGGACCCGGCAGATAGGAGAATAAAGGTCTTCTCAATAAACTCAAGGTATCTGGGTAAACTCAGAAGAAAAAAGCGCCGGGAACTGGATGAGGAAAAAACAGAGTTTCTTGCAGAGCACCTGACCTCAGTTGGGGATCCATTTGAGTTCTTCAGGCTGATGTTCCATCTACTCCGGGTTGAACTCATAAAGGAGGGTATAAACATAGACCCCATTCTCCACGAGGTGGGATTGAAGATAGGGGAGGTCATATACCCCAGTTTAAGCGCGGAGAACCTTGAGGACCTCCTTGAAAACCTGGGAAGATTCTGGAGGATAAACCGGCTGGGGACCCTCAAGGTGGAAAGCACGGATCCACTTATAATCAGGGCCTACGAATGCTTTGAATGCGGGCTGCTCCCTGACATCGGGGAATCTGCCTGTGCCTTGGACTCAGGGATACTCGAGGCCGTTTTTGGCAGATACTTCCATTCTGATGTTGAAATACAGGAGACAGAATGCTATGCAAGGGGGGATGAGAGGTGCTCATTCATCATAAACCCATGA
- a CDS encoding FprA family A-type flavoprotein gives MKAAAKRISDGVYWTGVLDWDLRNYHGYTLQGTTYNAYLVCGDEGVALIDNSYPGTFDELIARVEDALQQEGMDGIDHIVQNHVEKDHSGVLLELHRRFPEAPIYCTEVAVKGLLKHYPSLRGAEFRTVKTGDVLDLGGKTLTFLEAPLLHWPDSMFTLLDEDGILFSNDAFGQHLCYPQRLDREISEYVLMDAARKFYANLITPLSKLVLKKFDEVKELGLLERIHMIAPSHGQIWTDPMKIIEAYTGWATGMVDEKVTVIYDTMHGSTRKMAHAIAEGAMSEGVDVRVYCLHEDDRSEIVKDILESGAIALGAPTIYDEPYPSVGDLLMYLRGLKFNRTLTRKALVFGSMGGKGGATGTMNELLAGAGFDVIDEDEVYYVPSGEELDACFEAGRKLAAEIKR, from the coding sequence ATGAAGGCCGCAGCAAAAAGAATATCCGATGGAGTATACTGGACTGGAGTCCTGGACTGGGATCTTAGAAACTACCATGGATACACCCTGCAGGGCACCACATACAACGCCTACCTTGTCTGTGGAGATGAAGGGGTTGCACTGATAGACAACTCCTACCCCGGCACCTTTGATGAGCTCATTGCAAGGGTTGAGGACGCCCTGCAACAGGAGGGAATGGACGGGATTGACCACATAGTCCAGAACCACGTTGAAAAGGACCACAGCGGGGTCCTTCTGGAACTCCACAGGAGGTTTCCTGAAGCCCCCATCTACTGCACAGAGGTGGCTGTTAAGGGGCTCCTGAAACACTACCCCTCCCTCAGGGGAGCAGAGTTCAGGACCGTGAAAACAGGGGATGTGCTTGATCTTGGCGGGAAGACACTGACATTCCTGGAGGCCCCGCTGCTCCACTGGCCAGACAGCATGTTCACACTCCTTGATGAGGATGGGATACTCTTCTCAAACGACGCCTTCGGGCAGCACCTCTGCTACCCCCAGCGCCTTGACAGGGAGATATCAGAATACGTCCTCATGGATGCCGCCAGGAAGTTCTATGCAAACCTCATAACCCCGCTCTCAAAGCTGGTACTCAAAAAATTCGATGAAGTTAAGGAGCTTGGGCTTCTCGAAAGGATCCATATGATCGCCCCATCCCATGGGCAGATCTGGACAGACCCCATGAAGATCATAGAGGCCTACACAGGCTGGGCCACCGGCATGGTGGATGAGAAGGTCACGGTGATCTACGACACCATGCACGGCTCAACCAGGAAGATGGCACATGCCATAGCAGAGGGAGCCATGAGCGAGGGGGTCGATGTTAGGGTCTACTGCCTCCATGAGGATGACAGGAGCGAGATCGTGAAGGATATACTTGAAAGTGGCGCCATAGCACTTGGAGCCCCCACCATATACGACGAGCCCTACCCAAGCGTCGGAGACCTCCTCATGTACCTCAGGGGCCTCAAATTCAACAGAACCCTCACCAGGAAGGCCCTTGTATTCGGGTCAATGGGTGGAAAGGGTGGTGCCACAGGCACCATGAATGAGCTCCTTGCAGGGGCAGGATTTGATGTCATTGACGAGGATGAAGTGTACTACGTGCCCTCAGGTGAGGAACTCGACGCCTGCTTTGAGGCAGGGAGAAAACTTGCAGCTGAAATAAAGAGGTGA
- a CDS encoding ferritin family protein, whose product MNENRTGICRDTEIEKVVDANFRGECAEVGMYLAMARQAQREGLPEVAEALRTIALEEAEHAARFAELNGVIRDNLKENIEMMLEGEEAASREKGEAALRAAECGVDEARDFFHESSRDEGRHARMLRGILERYFKG is encoded by the coding sequence ATGAACGAAAACAGGACAGGCATATGCAGGGATACTGAAATTGAAAAGGTGGTTGATGCCAATTTCAGGGGTGAATGCGCCGAGGTTGGCATGTATCTTGCAATGGCGAGGCAGGCCCAGAGGGAGGGCCTCCCTGAGGTGGCAGAGGCCCTCAGAACAATAGCCCTCGAGGAGGCTGAGCATGCCGCCAGGTTTGCAGAGCTCAATGGCGTGATCAGAGACAATCTCAAGGAGAACATCGAGATGATGCTTGAGGGTGAAGAGGCTGCCAGCAGGGAAAAGGGTGAAGCGGCCCTCAGGGCCGCGGAGTGTGGTGTTGATGAGGCCCGTGATTTCTTCCATGAGAGCTCAAGGGATGAGGGAAGGCATGCCCGTATGCTCAGGGGCATTCTTGAGAGGTACTTCAAGGGGTAG
- a CDS encoding rubredoxin codes for MYVCRICQYQVPDREFSELGDGWVCPQCGVGRDQFEHSTDSSSPEQPFMLMFRAITESLWKVLGNGSQGVTREMGFVLAEIIDPEDPVKSTAEYFLSHGFAASIECSEGEKHVMDVKNCRFYGFCRSLEDDGVTVSTCPYANTAAAALEASTGYRYRIRRFPGEYGHIIELSGVSKK; via the coding sequence ATGTACGTCTGCAGGATATGCCAGTACCAGGTCCCTGACAGGGAGTTCAGCGAACTTGGGGATGGCTGGGTCTGCCCCCAGTGTGGTGTGGGAAGAGACCAGTTTGAGCACTCCACCGATTCATCATCCCCTGAGCAGCCATTCATGCTCATGTTCAGGGCCATCACAGAGAGCCTCTGGAAGGTCCTCGGCAATGGTTCCCAGGGAGTCACAAGGGAGATGGGCTTCGTCCTGGCAGAGATCATTGACCCTGAGGATCCCGTAAAATCAACAGCAGAATACTTCCTCAGCCATGGATTCGCAGCATCCATCGAGTGCTCTGAAGGAGAGAAGCATGTGATGGATGTGAAAAACTGCAGGTTCTATGGTTTCTGCCGCTCCCTTGAGGACGATGGGGTCACAGTGTCCACCTGCCCCTATGCAAACACCGCTGCAGCGGCCCTTGAGGCCTCCACAGGATACAGGTACAGGATAAGGAGGTTTCCAGGGGAATACGGCCACATCATCGAACTTTCAGGGGTATCAAAAAAATAG